CTCCCCAACATCAAGATCGATGCCGACAGCCGGAACATCGAGGAGATCGAGGTTACGGCCGACCCGACCCGCTTCAGGCCGCGCAAGAGCGACAAGCAGCTGAAGGTCCTGGAAAAAGCGGGCTACCGGTTCAAAGAGTACGACGGCCTGGCTGTCGACATGGAAAAAGACACCCTGATCATCGACGATCTCAACCAGTACGAGGCGGAAAAACTGGTGGAACTCCTGCAGCCGGATATCTTCTGTGCCGGGATCAAGGAGAAGTATTCGATCCAGAAACTGGGGGTGCCGATGAAGCAGCTCCACTCGTACGACTCGGGCGGCCCCTATGCCGGCTTTGTCGGCGCGGTCAATTTCTATCACGAGATCGACCGGCTGGTGAATTCAAAAGTCTGGGGCTATATGAAGGCCCCCTGGCAGAAGAACCCGCAGCTGTCGGCGTCCTACAACTGGGAGTAGCCGCCTTCGGCGTAATTAAAAATTAAAAATGCAGAATGAAGAACGAAAAGCATCCCATTGATACCAATTTTGCATTTTGCATTCTACATTCTGCATTCATCAAACATTTGAGGATACGAAAATGTTACTACGACATACCCCGAAAGAAATATCGGCGCGCAAGGCCCTGACCATCAATCCGGCCAAGACCTGCCAGCCGATCGGCGCCATGTATGCGGCGCTCGGGATCCACGGCTGTCTGCCGCACAGTCATGGCTCCCAGGGGTGCTGCGCGTACCATCGCAGTGCCCTGACCAGGCATTACAAGGAGCCGGTTTCCGCCGCCACCAGCTCATTTACCGAGGGTGCCTCGGTATTCGGCGGCCAGGCCAATATGCTGCAGGCCATCAACAACATCTTCACCGTCTATGAGCCGGAGGTGATCGCGATCCATACCACCTGCCTCTCCGAGACCATCGGCGACGATCTGCCCCAGATCAAGAAAAAGGCGCAGGCCGAGGGCAAGATCCCGAAAGGAAAATATGTGATCAGCGCCTCCACCCCGAGTTACGCTGGTTCCCATGTGACCGGTTTTTCAAACATGGTCAAGTCGATGGCGATGATGGCTGAACCCACCGGCAAAAAGAACGGCAAGGTCAATATCATCCCGGGCTGGGTTGAACCGGCCGACATGGAGGAGATCAAGCGGCTGACCGCCCTGATCGGGATCAAGACCATCATGTTCCCGGACACCTCGGGGGTACTGAACACCCCGTTGTCCGGCGAGTACAAGATGTTCCCCGACGGCGGCACCACCGTGGCCGAGCTGAAAAGCACCGGTGACTCCAAGGGCACCCTGGCCCTCGGCGAATGGTGTTCGGCCGATGCGGCCCGAGAACTGGACTCCCAGCACAAGGTGCCCTGTTCGGTGCTCGACATGCCCTTCGGGCTGATGGCCACCGATCGCTTTATCGATGCCCTGCGGACCATCGCCGGAGTCACCATCCCCGACGAGATCGCCTATGAACGCGGCCAGCTGGTCGACATGATCTCGGACATGCACCAGTATCTGTACGGAAAAAAGGTGGCGCTGGTCGGCGACCCGGATCAACTGATCGCGATGACCGAATTCCTGGTCACGATGGACATGAAACCGGTCCATATCGTCACCGGAACCCCCGGCAAGAAGTTTGAGAAAAGGATCCGGGAGATCACCAGCGAGATGGGCTGTCCGGTGAACGTCAAGGCCAAAGGGGATATGTTCCTCCTCCACCAGTGGATCAAAAACGAGCCGGTTGACCTGATCATCGGCAACACTTACTGCAAGTATATCGCCCGCGACGAGGACATCCCGTATGTCCGCTGGGGGTTCCCGATCCTCGACCGCCAGGGACACCAGTATTTCCCGACCGTCGGTTACAAGGGGGGATTGCGGCTGCTGGAAAAAATCCTCGGGGTGCTGCTGGACCGCAAGGACCGCGATGACCCTGAAGAGAAGTTTGAACTTGTCATGTAGAAACCTTAAGAAACCGGGAGCGGAGTTAATCTCTGTTTCCGGTCTCACGCCCCACCGGAAATCAAGGGAATGGTGTCTGAGATGAAGATTATTCAGTTGCCGAAAGGCGAAAATTGCCGCTGCGCCGGCAATCCCTCCGGGCCGGGATCGCTCATTCTGCCGGTGGCCCGGCGACCGTTGTTCAGGGTTCGTTACGACCGGCCCGATGCAGAGGCCCGCGCGGTACCGCCTGCAGGCGCATTGAGGTGGCTTGAAGAAAATCTCCGGCAGGGCGCGGTGATCAGCGGGGTTGAACTGGATGGTCCCGGAGATCCGCTGGCGGAAATGGAGGGGACCTTGGAAACCCTGCGGCTGATCAGGGGGAAGTACCCGGA
The Pseudomonadota bacterium DNA segment above includes these coding regions:
- the nifK gene encoding nitrogenase molybdenum-iron protein subunit beta, which translates into the protein MLLRHTPKEISARKALTINPAKTCQPIGAMYAALGIHGCLPHSHGSQGCCAYHRSALTRHYKEPVSAATSSFTEGASVFGGQANMLQAINNIFTVYEPEVIAIHTTCLSETIGDDLPQIKKKAQAEGKIPKGKYVISASTPSYAGSHVTGFSNMVKSMAMMAEPTGKKNGKVNIIPGWVEPADMEEIKRLTALIGIKTIMFPDTSGVLNTPLSGEYKMFPDGGTTVAELKSTGDSKGTLALGEWCSADAARELDSQHKVPCSVLDMPFGLMATDRFIDALRTIAGVTIPDEIAYERGQLVDMISDMHQYLYGKKVALVGDPDQLIAMTEFLVTMDMKPVHIVTGTPGKKFEKRIREITSEMGCPVNVKAKGDMFLLHQWIKNEPVDLIIGNTYCKYIARDEDIPYVRWGFPILDRQGHQYFPTVGYKGGLRLLEKILGVLLDRKDRDDPEEKFELVM